One genomic window of Lytechinus variegatus isolate NC3 chromosome 1, Lvar_3.0, whole genome shotgun sequence includes the following:
- the LOC121430017 gene encoding calcium uptake protein 3, mitochondrial-like isoform X6 produces MLKNTPSRKKSTKNLFRSIMDKGIVSYTEYLFLLCILTKPRAGYEIAFKMFDRDGNQRIDRKEFLLMEEIFRKKSQSSGESDSLKINETTLLRYFFGPRGTDTLDYKTFAMFMDNLQTEVLELEFYEFSRGMPSIGEAEFANILLRYTHLEDAEMEEYVQRVRDRMPEEKFGERGISFESFTEFFQFINHLDDFEIVLRMYTFADQPITQAEFCRAVNVTTGQNLDGHIVHTVFQIFDKDGDGKLSQKEFLGVMKNRIHRGFREHLKKPAGWEGFKACVRKELKHNS; encoded by the exons GGATTGTGTCCTATACAGAATACCTGTTTCTTCTCTGTATCCTAACAA AGCCAAGAGCTGGGTATGAGATTGCATTCAAGATGTTTGACAGGGATGGAAACCAGCGCATCGATCGCAAAGAATTTCTTCTG ATGGAAGAGATCTTTCGTAAGAAGTCTCAGTCCAGCGGGGAGTCGGATTCC CTGAAGATTAATGAGACAACTCTTCTGAGGTATTTCTTTGGTCCAAGAGGAACAGACACACTGGACTACAAGACATTTGCAAT GTTTATGGACAATCTCCAGACTGAGGTGCTTGAGCTGGAA TTCTATGAGTTCTCCAGAGGGATGCCCAGTATTGGCGAGGCAGAGTTTGCTAACATCCTCCTACGCTACACACATCTAGAGGATGCAGAAATGGAAGAATATGTGCAGAGGGTCCGAGATCGCATGCCAGAAGAAAAG TTTGGTGAAAGA GGTATCTCTTTTGAAAGCTTCACAGAATTCTTTCAGTTTATCAATCatcttgatgattttgagattgTCCTGAGGATGTACACGTTTGCAGACCAACCCATCACACAAG CTGAGTTCTGCAGAGCTGTGAACGTCACCACTGGTCAAAATCTCGATGGGCACATAGTACATACAGTTTTtcagatatttgataaagaCG GCGATGGGAAACTTAGCCAGAAGGAATTCCTCGGAGTGATGAAAAATAGAATACATAGAGGATTTAGA GAACATCTGAAGAAGCCGGCTGGCTGGGAAGGGTTCAAGGCTTGTGTGAGGAAAGAACTCAAGCACAACAGCTAA
- the LOC121430017 gene encoding calcium uptake protein 3, mitochondrial-like isoform X4, with amino-acid sequence MLKNTPSRKKSTKNLFRSIMDKGIVSYTEYLFLLCILTKPRAGYEIAFKMFDRDGNQRIDRKEFLLMEEIFRKKSQSSGESDSVSWLSHYATDPDSLKINETTLLRYFFGPRGTDTLDYKTFAMFMDNLQTEVLELEFYEFSRGMPSIGEAEFANILLRYTHLEDAEMEEYVQRVRDRMPEEKFGERGISFESFTEFFQFINHLDDFEIVLRMYTFADQPITQAEFCRAVNVTTGQNLDGHIVHTVFQIFDKDGDGKLSQKEFLGVMKNRIHRGFREHLKKPAGWEGFKACVRKELKHNS; translated from the exons GGATTGTGTCCTATACAGAATACCTGTTTCTTCTCTGTATCCTAACAA AGCCAAGAGCTGGGTATGAGATTGCATTCAAGATGTTTGACAGGGATGGAAACCAGCGCATCGATCGCAAAGAATTTCTTCTG ATGGAAGAGATCTTTCGTAAGAAGTCTCAGTCCAGCGGGGAGTCGGATTCCGTGAGTTGGCTAAGCCACTACGCCACCGATCCTGATTCT CTGAAGATTAATGAGACAACTCTTCTGAGGTATTTCTTTGGTCCAAGAGGAACAGACACACTGGACTACAAGACATTTGCAAT GTTTATGGACAATCTCCAGACTGAGGTGCTTGAGCTGGAA TTCTATGAGTTCTCCAGAGGGATGCCCAGTATTGGCGAGGCAGAGTTTGCTAACATCCTCCTACGCTACACACATCTAGAGGATGCAGAAATGGAAGAATATGTGCAGAGGGTCCGAGATCGCATGCCAGAAGAAAAG TTTGGTGAAAGA GGTATCTCTTTTGAAAGCTTCACAGAATTCTTTCAGTTTATCAATCatcttgatgattttgagattgTCCTGAGGATGTACACGTTTGCAGACCAACCCATCACACAAG CTGAGTTCTGCAGAGCTGTGAACGTCACCACTGGTCAAAATCTCGATGGGCACATAGTACATACAGTTTTtcagatatttgataaagaCG GCGATGGGAAACTTAGCCAGAAGGAATTCCTCGGAGTGATGAAAAATAGAATACATAGAGGATTTAGA GAACATCTGAAGAAGCCGGCTGGCTGGGAAGGGTTCAAGGCTTGTGTGAGGAAAGAACTCAAGCACAACAGCTAA
- the LOC121430017 gene encoding calcium uptake protein 3, mitochondrial-like isoform X2: MLKNTPSRKKSTKNLFRSIMDKGIVSYTEYLFLLCILTKPRAGYEIAFKMFDRDGNQRIDRKEFLLMEEIFRKKSQSSGESDSVSWLSHYATDPDSPASSDLKPGEVPLTDYMKSPVWDQLKINETTLLRYFFGPRGTDTLDYKTFAMFMDNLQTEVLELEFYEFSRGMPSIGEAEFANILLRYTHLEDAEMEEYVQRVRDRMPEEKGISFESFTEFFQFINHLDDFEIVLRMYTFADQPITQAEFCRAVNVTTGQNLDGHIVHTVFQIFDKDGDGKLSQKEFLGVMKNRIHRGFREHLKKPAGWEGFKACVRKELKHNS, from the exons GGATTGTGTCCTATACAGAATACCTGTTTCTTCTCTGTATCCTAACAA AGCCAAGAGCTGGGTATGAGATTGCATTCAAGATGTTTGACAGGGATGGAAACCAGCGCATCGATCGCAAAGAATTTCTTCTG ATGGAAGAGATCTTTCGTAAGAAGTCTCAGTCCAGCGGGGAGTCGGATTCCGTGAGTTGGCTAAGCCACTACGCCACCGATCCTGATTCT CCTGCAAGCAGTGATTTGAAACCGGGTGAAGTGCCATTGACCGATTACATGAAATCGCCTGTTTGGGACCAA CTGAAGATTAATGAGACAACTCTTCTGAGGTATTTCTTTGGTCCAAGAGGAACAGACACACTGGACTACAAGACATTTGCAAT GTTTATGGACAATCTCCAGACTGAGGTGCTTGAGCTGGAA TTCTATGAGTTCTCCAGAGGGATGCCCAGTATTGGCGAGGCAGAGTTTGCTAACATCCTCCTACGCTACACACATCTAGAGGATGCAGAAATGGAAGAATATGTGCAGAGGGTCCGAGATCGCATGCCAGAAGAAAAG GGTATCTCTTTTGAAAGCTTCACAGAATTCTTTCAGTTTATCAATCatcttgatgattttgagattgTCCTGAGGATGTACACGTTTGCAGACCAACCCATCACACAAG CTGAGTTCTGCAGAGCTGTGAACGTCACCACTGGTCAAAATCTCGATGGGCACATAGTACATACAGTTTTtcagatatttgataaagaCG GCGATGGGAAACTTAGCCAGAAGGAATTCCTCGGAGTGATGAAAAATAGAATACATAGAGGATTTAGA GAACATCTGAAGAAGCCGGCTGGCTGGGAAGGGTTCAAGGCTTGTGTGAGGAAAGAACTCAAGCACAACAGCTAA
- the LOC121430017 gene encoding calcium uptake protein 3, mitochondrial-like isoform X1 — translation MLKNTPSRKKSTKNLFRSIMDKGIVSYTEYLFLLCILTKPRAGYEIAFKMFDRDGNQRIDRKEFLLMEEIFRKKSQSSGESDSVSWLSHYATDPDSPASSDLKPGEVPLTDYMKSPVWDQLKINETTLLRYFFGPRGTDTLDYKTFAMFMDNLQTEVLELEFYEFSRGMPSIGEAEFANILLRYTHLEDAEMEEYVQRVRDRMPEEKFGERGISFESFTEFFQFINHLDDFEIVLRMYTFADQPITQAEFCRAVNVTTGQNLDGHIVHTVFQIFDKDGDGKLSQKEFLGVMKNRIHRGFREHLKKPAGWEGFKACVRKELKHNS, via the exons GGATTGTGTCCTATACAGAATACCTGTTTCTTCTCTGTATCCTAACAA AGCCAAGAGCTGGGTATGAGATTGCATTCAAGATGTTTGACAGGGATGGAAACCAGCGCATCGATCGCAAAGAATTTCTTCTG ATGGAAGAGATCTTTCGTAAGAAGTCTCAGTCCAGCGGGGAGTCGGATTCCGTGAGTTGGCTAAGCCACTACGCCACCGATCCTGATTCT CCTGCAAGCAGTGATTTGAAACCGGGTGAAGTGCCATTGACCGATTACATGAAATCGCCTGTTTGGGACCAA CTGAAGATTAATGAGACAACTCTTCTGAGGTATTTCTTTGGTCCAAGAGGAACAGACACACTGGACTACAAGACATTTGCAAT GTTTATGGACAATCTCCAGACTGAGGTGCTTGAGCTGGAA TTCTATGAGTTCTCCAGAGGGATGCCCAGTATTGGCGAGGCAGAGTTTGCTAACATCCTCCTACGCTACACACATCTAGAGGATGCAGAAATGGAAGAATATGTGCAGAGGGTCCGAGATCGCATGCCAGAAGAAAAG TTTGGTGAAAGA GGTATCTCTTTTGAAAGCTTCACAGAATTCTTTCAGTTTATCAATCatcttgatgattttgagattgTCCTGAGGATGTACACGTTTGCAGACCAACCCATCACACAAG CTGAGTTCTGCAGAGCTGTGAACGTCACCACTGGTCAAAATCTCGATGGGCACATAGTACATACAGTTTTtcagatatttgataaagaCG GCGATGGGAAACTTAGCCAGAAGGAATTCCTCGGAGTGATGAAAAATAGAATACATAGAGGATTTAGA GAACATCTGAAGAAGCCGGCTGGCTGGGAAGGGTTCAAGGCTTGTGTGAGGAAAGAACTCAAGCACAACAGCTAA
- the LOC121430017 gene encoding calcium uptake protein 3, mitochondrial-like isoform X5: protein MLKNTPSRKKSTKNLFRSIMDKGIVSYTEYLFLLCILTKPRAGYEIAFKMFDRDGNQRIDRKEFLLMEEIFRKKSQSSGESDSLSIFQNDLKINETTLLRYFFGPRGTDTLDYKTFAMFMDNLQTEVLELEFYEFSRGMPSIGEAEFANILLRYTHLEDAEMEEYVQRVRDRMPEEKFGERGISFESFTEFFQFINHLDDFEIVLRMYTFADQPITQAEFCRAVNVTTGQNLDGHIVHTVFQIFDKDGDGKLSQKEFLGVMKNRIHRGFREHLKKPAGWEGFKACVRKELKHNS from the exons GGATTGTGTCCTATACAGAATACCTGTTTCTTCTCTGTATCCTAACAA AGCCAAGAGCTGGGTATGAGATTGCATTCAAGATGTTTGACAGGGATGGAAACCAGCGCATCGATCGCAAAGAATTTCTTCTG ATGGAAGAGATCTTTCGTAAGAAGTCTCAGTCCAGCGGGGAGTCGGATTCC cTGTCAATATTCCAGAATGAT CTGAAGATTAATGAGACAACTCTTCTGAGGTATTTCTTTGGTCCAAGAGGAACAGACACACTGGACTACAAGACATTTGCAAT GTTTATGGACAATCTCCAGACTGAGGTGCTTGAGCTGGAA TTCTATGAGTTCTCCAGAGGGATGCCCAGTATTGGCGAGGCAGAGTTTGCTAACATCCTCCTACGCTACACACATCTAGAGGATGCAGAAATGGAAGAATATGTGCAGAGGGTCCGAGATCGCATGCCAGAAGAAAAG TTTGGTGAAAGA GGTATCTCTTTTGAAAGCTTCACAGAATTCTTTCAGTTTATCAATCatcttgatgattttgagattgTCCTGAGGATGTACACGTTTGCAGACCAACCCATCACACAAG CTGAGTTCTGCAGAGCTGTGAACGTCACCACTGGTCAAAATCTCGATGGGCACATAGTACATACAGTTTTtcagatatttgataaagaCG GCGATGGGAAACTTAGCCAGAAGGAATTCCTCGGAGTGATGAAAAATAGAATACATAGAGGATTTAGA GAACATCTGAAGAAGCCGGCTGGCTGGGAAGGGTTCAAGGCTTGTGTGAGGAAAGAACTCAAGCACAACAGCTAA
- the LOC121430017 gene encoding calcium uptake protein 3, mitochondrial-like isoform X3 translates to MLKNTPSRKKSTKNLFRSIMDKGIVSYTEYLFLLCILTKPRAGYEIAFKMFDRDGNQRIDRKEFLLMEEIFRKKSQSSGESDSLSIFQNDPASSDLKPGEVPLTDYMKSPVWDQLKINETTLLRYFFGPRGTDTLDYKTFAMFMDNLQTEVLELEFYEFSRGMPSIGEAEFANILLRYTHLEDAEMEEYVQRVRDRMPEEKFGERGISFESFTEFFQFINHLDDFEIVLRMYTFADQPITQAEFCRAVNVTTGQNLDGHIVHTVFQIFDKDGDGKLSQKEFLGVMKNRIHRGFREHLKKPAGWEGFKACVRKELKHNS, encoded by the exons GGATTGTGTCCTATACAGAATACCTGTTTCTTCTCTGTATCCTAACAA AGCCAAGAGCTGGGTATGAGATTGCATTCAAGATGTTTGACAGGGATGGAAACCAGCGCATCGATCGCAAAGAATTTCTTCTG ATGGAAGAGATCTTTCGTAAGAAGTCTCAGTCCAGCGGGGAGTCGGATTCC cTGTCAATATTCCAGAATGAT CCTGCAAGCAGTGATTTGAAACCGGGTGAAGTGCCATTGACCGATTACATGAAATCGCCTGTTTGGGACCAA CTGAAGATTAATGAGACAACTCTTCTGAGGTATTTCTTTGGTCCAAGAGGAACAGACACACTGGACTACAAGACATTTGCAAT GTTTATGGACAATCTCCAGACTGAGGTGCTTGAGCTGGAA TTCTATGAGTTCTCCAGAGGGATGCCCAGTATTGGCGAGGCAGAGTTTGCTAACATCCTCCTACGCTACACACATCTAGAGGATGCAGAAATGGAAGAATATGTGCAGAGGGTCCGAGATCGCATGCCAGAAGAAAAG TTTGGTGAAAGA GGTATCTCTTTTGAAAGCTTCACAGAATTCTTTCAGTTTATCAATCatcttgatgattttgagattgTCCTGAGGATGTACACGTTTGCAGACCAACCCATCACACAAG CTGAGTTCTGCAGAGCTGTGAACGTCACCACTGGTCAAAATCTCGATGGGCACATAGTACATACAGTTTTtcagatatttgataaagaCG GCGATGGGAAACTTAGCCAGAAGGAATTCCTCGGAGTGATGAAAAATAGAATACATAGAGGATTTAGA GAACATCTGAAGAAGCCGGCTGGCTGGGAAGGGTTCAAGGCTTGTGTGAGGAAAGAACTCAAGCACAACAGCTAA